TTGCGACGGACTTGGGTGATCTTGGCGGCCTGCGCGCTGCTCGTCGCGTGCGGCAGTGACGACAGCAACGGCATTGGCGGCGCGAGCGGCGCGAGCGGCACTGGCGGCGCGAGCGGCACTGGCGGCGCGGGCGGCGCGCCGACGTGCGCCGGCGCGATCCAGCCGAGTCACATCACGACCGTCACGAAGAGCCCCAACTACGGCCCTCCGCAGCTCTTCCGCGTCGGTTCCACGGTCTACATCACGAACCACGTCTCCAAGACCTGGCTCCACTGGACCGGTTCAGCCTGGAACGAAGCGCCGATCCCGTGGCCCAGCGCGATCGCCGGCGCCGCCGTCGACACGCTCTACGGCAAGGCACCGGTTCCCCTGGCCAGCGGCGGCGAGCTGTTCATCGCCACCCTCTCGAACAAGCGCTACCTGACGGCCTTCGACGGCCAGAGCTTCAGCGCGCCGCTCGAGATGCCGACCCTGAGCAACGTGTACGGCATCACCCGCACGTCCGATGGGCAGTACCACGTGCTGGCCGGCCAGAAGCTCTACTCCGGCGACGCCCAGAGCGGCTGGGGCCCGGGAACACCGGCGCCGCTGCCGTCGCTGCCCACCATTTCCTACGCGGTGATGACGGCGACGGCGAGCGATCGCATCGTGATCGCCTACGCCTCCGGCAGCCCGCGGCACCTGTTCGTGTACAGCAAGGCTCCTGGCGGCGCCTGGACGGCGCCCCAAGATCTCACGCCGCAGTGGGCGGTGACGGCTCAAGATCCGAAGATCGTCGCTCCGGTGGGGGGTGGCGTGGTGGTCGCCGTGAACGGCGCCAGCACCAACTACGTGGTGCCCGCGGTGTGGAACAGCGCGGACGGGCTGAGCTTCACGGACATGGATCCCCAGAGCACGCTGCTCGGCCCGGTGGAGGAGCTGAGCGCGGATTGCTTGGACTCTCCGCTCCTGATCTTGGGCAGTTTGGTCCAACACAACCTGTACGCTCGCAGCGGCAACGGCTTCTTCAAGCTCGACACCAAGAGCTGGAGCTACATCGACGGCTCGAGCGCGCGTCAGCTGCCCGACGGCAAGACGTTCTGGGCCATCGGCTCTAGCGGCGCGCTGCACGAGTACCGCGCCACACCGTGACATCACCAAGGCTCCACGAGGCGTGCACGGTTTCTCCCCGGGACGCCTGACAGCATCAGGGCATGCAAGAGTGGCAGCCGCCCCCATCCTCGCCCTTGCCCGTTGCCCTGGCGCTGATGGGTACCTTCGCGCCGCTCCTGATCCTCGGGTCCGACCCCGCGATCCAGGCCGAACGCTTGGCGTGGGCGCTGGCGGCCTCGCTGCTCGCGGGCCTGGTCTCCGCGAGCGTGGGCGTCGCGCTCAGGTCCTCCAACCTTTGGCTTTCGTTCTGGGTGATGGGGGCGTCGCTGGGCACGGCCTTCGGCACGCTCGTGGCGTGTGCGACCTTCTCCGCGGCGGGCTCGCTGCTCGTCTTGGTCGTGCCCATCGCCTTCGGCTGTGGCGTCGCGCTCACCTTCGCCTCCGCGGGAGTGTTCGCCGCGCACCGCCGAGCGCTGGCGACGCGTGCGGGATCCATGCTCCAGGAGCTGGATCGTTCGTGGGTGCTCACGGCTGCCTTTCTCTCCCTGGTGTTGCTGGCGTTCGTCGTGTCCGTGGTGTTCCATCCGACGCACGTCGTGCTACTCGTCTCGACGGGCGCCAGCGCCGGCGTCGTGCTCGGCGTCTTGCTCCGGCGGCGCCGCTTCGAGGCGCTCTCGGCCGTGGTGCGTCGAGCCGGAGCGATGCTCGACGAGCGAGACGCCGGCGTGGAGCGGGTCGATCTCGGCGTGGGGGACGAGCGCTACCTGCTCCGTGACGCCGGCGATGCCTACCGCAGCCCTGGCGTCCGGCCCGAGGTCGTCCTCGGGTCCCTGGCCCAGGCCCATCGTCGTGCGCGCCGTCTCCGCCGGCTGGACGCCGTCGCCGCCGCTGCCGCGGTCTCCCTGTCGCTGTTCGTCGGTCTCTCCGCTTTCCTCGAGCCGCCGTCGCGCGCGCTCGAGGTCGCGACTCGGCCGCCCGCGGTAGCGCTGCCATCGCCGCCGCTCGCCACGGGCTCCTGGTATCCCGGCCAAGCGCCGCTGCTCATCGACGTGAATCACGACAGTCGGGACGACGTCGTGAGCTTGCGCTGGCAATCGTCGAGACCCGAGAGCGCGCTATCCATCGCCGCCCACGACGGCGCATCGCTCGAGCCGCTGTGGGTCAGCGACCCCGTTCCCAGCCAGTGGATGAGCGCGGACACCCGTCTGGTGCAGAGCGGCAGCGCCTTGTTCCTGACCACCTCCGAGCACCGCGTGTATTTCTACGACGTGCGCACGGGGCATCCGCTCCGGGAGCCCAAGAGCGTCGACTCGGTGGCCTCGCTGTGCGTGCCGCCCAACGATGAGGCTGAGGTGTGGCTCCTGGACGCGGGCGCTTGGTCGAAGAAGCGCCCCGGGCTGCTCCTTGCTGCCCACGGAGGCGACGTCGTCGCGTCGCGTCCCCCAGACTGCCGCCCCGCGGCACGCGCGCTCGGTTCTCTCCGGCAGTGGGATGGCCGCTGCCAGAAGAAGCTACAGTCCAGAGAGGGGCTGTCGGGCAGTGCGTTCTTCAAGCAGGACACGATCGGTCTCGCAGTGGACGGCACCGGCCCGGTTCCCCTCGCGGTCGGCTACGATCCCGCGACGTGCTCTCAGCGGTGGCGCTCCTCGCTGCTGCTCTCGGAGGAGGAGCCGCACCAAAGCCCCCGCTTGTCTTATCGCCTCGACGGCAGCGAGCTCTTCGTGATGTACCAACTGGCCAGCGGTGCATGGACCG
This portion of the Polyangiaceae bacterium genome encodes:
- a CDS encoding PQQ-binding-like beta-propeller repeat protein, with the protein product MQEWQPPPSSPLPVALALMGTFAPLLILGSDPAIQAERLAWALAASLLAGLVSASVGVALRSSNLWLSFWVMGASLGTAFGTLVACATFSAAGSLLVLVVPIAFGCGVALTFASAGVFAAHRRALATRAGSMLQELDRSWVLTAAFLSLVLLAFVVSVVFHPTHVVLLVSTGASAGVVLGVLLRRRRFEALSAVVRRAGAMLDERDAGVERVDLGVGDERYLLRDAGDAYRSPGVRPEVVLGSLAQAHRRARRLRRLDAVAAAAAVSLSLFVGLSAFLEPPSRALEVATRPPAVALPSPPLATGSWYPGQAPLLIDVNHDSRDDVVSLRWQSSRPESALSIAAHDGASLEPLWVSDPVPSQWMSADTRLVQSGSALFLTTSEHRVYFYDVRTGHPLREPKSVDSVASLCVPPNDEAEVWLLDAGAWSKKRPGLLLAAHGGDVVASRPPDCRPAARALGSLRQWDGRCQKKLQSREGLSGSAFFKQDTIGLAVDGTGPVPLAVGYDPATCSQRWRSSLLLSEEEPHQSPRLSYRLDGSELFVMYQLASGAWTVGARDAQSGRISWQQSLPQAERGTNVEALFPAGDRVYVARDWRLDVLDAGDGRYLGRI